The sequence TACATAATATCGATCCAATGACTGAATTGTGTAAACAAAGTTCCGCCATCCAGATTCTGAGTGCCTTTCCAGTTGCCTGGTTTGTAATAACGTTCGTCGCGATTCCAGTAACAGTTTAGCTGTACCATGTAAATATCGCCAATGATTTTATTTTCTACTACTTCTTTTAGCCAAACACTTGGCGGTGAATAACGGTTCTGCATCACACAGAAAACCGTTTTGTGATGATGCAAAGCAGAGTAAATAATTTTCTCACAATCAGCTTTACTAAGAGCCATTGGTTTTTCTACAACCACGTGTTTATTTTGTTCCAATGCGGCTAATGCGTGTTCGGCATGTAATCCATTGGGTGTACAAACATTTATAACTTCTACTTCAGGATGCGCCTCTAATAAATCAGGAACGGAAGTATAAAATTTTTCATTAAGGTTTTCTAATCCTAATTTTTCTTTTGGAAGCAGGTCGCAAACAGCAACAAGCTCGCAATCAGGGTTTCTTCTCACCATTTCAGCATGACGTTTACCAATATGTCCCTGCCCGATGACTGCGAATTTTATTTTATTTTTTTGCTCCATTTTATTCTATGAATACTATCACAATTGGTGATGAGTTAGTGTTTGTGACATCACAATTTGCGATGTCAAAGTAACTATGAAATACGCTTAACTAAATTATTTTCTAATTTATACTTCTGCCCGCTTTCTTTGCAGGTAGCATTTCCTTCTTTGTCAAAATCTAATTTATGTCCAAACTCGCTCATCCAACCGGTTTGACGGGAAGGGTTTCCAACAACTAAAGCATAATCAGGAACAGTTTTTGTAACTACTGCCCCGGCACCTATAAATGCGAACTGACCGATGTCGTGCCCGCAAACAATAGTAGCATTTGCTCCAATAGAGGCGCCTTTTCCAACATGTGTTTTTGCGTATTCCGCTTTACGGTTAACTGCACTTCTTGGATTGATGACGTTTGTAAAGACCATCGAAGGTCCCAAAAAAACATCGTCATCGCAAATAACGCCGGTGTAAATAGAGACATTATTTTGAACTTTAACATTGGCGCCAAGCACTACATCAGGAGACACCACCACATTCTGACCTAGATTGCAGTTTTTTCCCAATTTACAATTGGGCATTACGTGTGAAAAGTGCCAGATTTTTGTGCCTTCACCAATTTCACATCCTTCATCAATAATTGCCGTAGGATGCGCAAAATAATTTTTAGTCTCCATCTTTTTTTAGGAGTACAAAAGTAATAAAATAGCCCTGATGTAAAAATATAATTTACCTTAGGATGTGGCTGAAAATAAGGTCTTAAGATTATTTTAATATATTTGTAAACTTTAGAAATTATGAGCTTTAACTATAAAAAATACCTTCCGTATGCCGCAGCAATTGTGGTTTTTGCGATCATTACCTTAATATATTTTAAACCCCTGTTAAGCGGTAAAGAATTGAGGCAGGATGATATTGCCCGCCACAAAGGAATGAGCAAGGAAATATCGGACTTTAGAAAACAGAATAACGCAGAACCCTTGTGGACGAATTCCATGTTTGGAGGGATGCCGGCTTACCAGATCTCAACCAAATATCCAGGCAATTGGTTAGGGTTCCTGGACGGTACTTCTGAGCATTCCGGGTTATTCAAACTCTTTCTTCCAAAACCAAGCGGCTATTTGTTTTTGTATTGCCTTGGGTTTTTTATTTTGCTGTTGTGTCTGGATGTAGCGCCATGGCTGGCACTCTTGGGAGGAGCGGCTTATGCCTTTAGCTCCTATTTTCTGATCATTATTGAAGCAGGACATAACTCAAAAGCCAATGCTCTTGGGTATTTGCCAGCCCTAATTGGAGGCGTGATTCTTTTATTTAAAGAGCGTTATTGGCTGGGTATGGCAGTTACAGCCCTATTTACAGCGATGGAACTCAATGCTAACCACGTTCAAATTTCCTATTACGGCTATATTTTAATTGGTTTTATTGTTTTAGGCTATTTCTTCACAGCACTCAAAAACAAAGCAATGCCCTCGTTTTTTAAGGCCTGCGCACTCCTATTGCTAACCACGGTTATAGGATTTTTACCTAATGCCGGAAATCTTTTAAGCACGAACGAATATGGCAAATACAGCACCCGTGGTAAAACTGAATTAACAATCAAATCTAATATTAAAAAAGATAAAAAAAGCCTTGATGAGTCGCCCTCAGGTGGCAATGAAATAGCTTCTGAACCCTTAAAAGAACAGTACGAAAAAAATACGACTACAGGTCTGGATGCTGATTATGCCACTCAATGGAGTTATGGTATAGGAGAGACCTTTACGTTTTTAATCCCAGATTTTAAAGGAGGGGCAAGTGGGGCTATTGCTTCAGCAGATCCAAAAGCGCTTAAAAAAGTAAACCCTGAAATGCGTGAGGATGTGGCCCGTTCGAGCGCCTACTTCGGAGATCAGCCATTTACAAGCGGACCTGTTTACATTGGAGCAATCATTATGTTCCTGGCGTTCTTAGGGATGTTTATTGTTAAGAACCCTATTAAATGGCCCTTGTTTTTTGCCACACTTCTTACCATTGCCCTGGGCTGGGGAAGTAATTTTATGAGTCTGACCGATTTCTTCATGCACAACATTCCCGGGTACAATAAATTCCGTGCGGTAGCCATGATCATGGTGGTTGCAGAGCTTACTATTCCCTTGTTAGCTATATTGGCTGTTGCTGAAGTATTAAAAATAAAAAGCTGGGATCAAAAAATCTTCCTTCGCCTGATCAAAAAAGAAGTAGCACTTAAAAAATTAGTGATTATTTCTGCGGCTGTATTGGGAGGTTTTTGCATACTAGGCTATTTCGTTCCTGATCTTGTAAACACTTTTCACGCGTCTAATGAAGACAGAGATATGATCAGGCAGATTGCCCGACAAGGAACTTCGGAGGAGCAGGCGCGTCAATACGTGGGGCAAGTCCTGCCCGAAATCGAGAAAGCCAGAACTGCCATCTTTCAATCGGATGCTATTCGTTCTTTCATTTTTATCGCTTTAGGATTTCTGCTGATCTTCCTGTACTACACTAAAAAAATCAAAAGTGAATTATTTTTAGGGGTTCTCGGACTCTTTATCGTTATTGATCTTTGGACGGTTGATACGCGTTACCTGAATGCCAAGTCGTTCGTGAGCAAAGAGCAAAATGCAGAGATGATTGCGACAAAAACGCGCGCCGATGAGGAAATTCTAATGGATAAAACATTAGATTACCGTGTCTTAAATTTAAGTGTAAATACTTTTAACGATGCCTCCACTTCTTTTTACCATAAATCTATTGGTGGTTACCATGGAGCCAAACTTAAAAAATATGCTGAACTGATCGATTTTCAATTGGAGAACTCTTACAATCCTGATACGGAAATTCAAA is a genomic window of Sphingobacteriaceae bacterium containing:
- a CDS encoding oxidoreductase, whose product is MEQKNKIKFAVIGQGHIGKRHAEMVRRNPDCELVAVCDLLPKEKLGLENLNEKFYTSVPDLLEAHPEVEVINVCTPNGLHAEHALAALEQNKHVVVEKPMALSKADCEKIIYSALHHHKTVFCVMQNRYSPPSVWLKEVVENKIIGDIYMVQLNCYWNRDERYYKPGNWKGTQNLDGGTLFTQFSHWIDIMYWIFGDIVNIQAKFADFNHQKTTAFEDSGFVSFDFVNGGMGCINYSTAVWDKNLESSLTIVGSKGSVKVGGQYMDQIEVCNIKDYTMPVLGETNPANDYGSYKGSANNHHSVIENVVRTLQGTNKISTNALEGLKVVDIIERIYALRPTNVIK
- a CDS encoding N-acetyltransferase, whose product is METKNYFAHPTAIIDEGCEIGEGTKIWHFSHVMPNCKLGKNCNLGQNVVVSPDVVLGANVKVQNNVSIYTGVICDDDVFLGPSMVFTNVINPRSAVNRKAEYAKTHVGKGASIGANATIVCGHDIGQFAFIGAGAVVTKTVPDYALVVGNPSRQTGWMSEFGHKLDFDKEGNATCKESGQKYKLENNLVKRIS